The following are from one region of the Theropithecus gelada isolate Dixy chromosome 6, Tgel_1.0, whole genome shotgun sequence genome:
- the DDX41 gene encoding probable ATP-dependent RNA helicase DDX41 isoform X4, with product MEESEPERKRARTDEVPAGGSRSEAEDEDDEDYVPYVPLRQRRQLLLQKLLQRRRKGAAEEEQQDSGSEPRGDEDDIPLGPQSNVSLLDQHQHLKEKAEARKESAKEKQLKEEEKILESVAEGRALMSVKEMAKGITYDDPIKTSWTPPRYVLSMSEERHERVRKKYHILVEGDGIPPPIKSFKEMKFPAAILRGLKKKGIHHPTPIQIQGIPTILSGRDMIGIAFTGSGKTLVFTLPVIMFCLEQEKRLPFSKREGPYGLIICPSRELARQTHGILEYYCRLLQEDSSPLLRCALCIGGMSVKEQMETIRHGVHMMVATPGRLMDLLQKKMVSLDICRYLALDEADRMIDMGFEGDIRTIFSYFKGQRQTLLFSATMPKKIQNFAKSALVKPVTINVGRAGAASLDVIQEVEYVKEEAKMVYLLECLQKTPPPVLIFAEKKADVDAIHEYLLLKGVEAVAIHGGKDQEERTKAIEAFREGKKDVLVATDVASKGLDFPAIQHVINYDMPEEIENYVHRIGRTGRSGNTGIATTFINKACDESVLMDLKALLLEARQKVPPVLQVLHCGDESMLDIGGERGCAFCGGLGHRITDCPKLEAMQTKQVSNIGRKDYLAHSSMDF from the exons ATGGAGGAGTCGGAACCCGAACGGAAG CGGGCTCGCACCGACGAGGTGCCTGCCGGAGGAAGCCGCTCCGAGGCGGAGGATGAGGACGACGAGGACTACGTGCCCTATGTGCCGTTACGGCAGCGCCGGCAGCTACTG CTCCAGAAGCTGCTGCAGCGAAGACGCAAGGGAGCTGCGGAGGAAGAGCAGCAGGACAGCGGTAGTGAACCCCGGGGAGATGAGGACGACATCCCGCTAGGCCCTCAGTCCAACGTCAGCCTCCTGGATCAGCACCAGCACCTTAAAGAGAAGGCTGAAG cCCGCAAAGAGTCTGCCAAGGAGAAGCAgctgaaggaagaagagaagatcCTGGAGAGTGTGGCTGAGGGCCGAG CATTGATGTCAGTGAAGGAGATGGCCAAGGGCATCACATATGATGACCCCATCAAAACCAG CTGGACTCCGCCCCGTTATGTCCTGAGCATGTCTGAAGAGCGACATGAGCGCGTGCGGAAGAAATACCACATCCTGGTGGAGGGAGACGGTATCCCACCACCCATCAAGAGCTTCAAGGAAATGAAGTTTCCTGCAG CCATCCTGAGAGGCCTGAAGAAGAAAGGCATTCACCACCCAACACCCATTCAGATCCAGGGCATCCCCACCAT TCTATCTGGCCGTGACATGATAGGCATTGCCTTCACGGGTTCAGGCAAGACGCTGGTGTTCACGTTGCCTGTCATCATGTTCTGCCTGGAACAAGAGAAGAGGTTACCCTTCTCCAAGCGCGAGGGGCCCTACGGACTCATCATATGCCCCTCG CGGGAGCTGGCCCGGCAGACCCATGGCATCCTGGAGTATTACTGCCGCCTGCTGCAGGAGGACAGCTCACCACTCCTGCGCTGCGCGCTCTGCATTGGGGGCATGTCCGTGAAGgagcagatggagaccatccgACA CGGTGTACACATGATGGTGGCCACCCCAGGGCGCCTCATGGATTTGCTGCAGAAGAAGATGGTCAGCCTAGACATCTGTCGCTACCTGGCCCTGGATGAGGCTGACCGCATGATCGACATGGGCTTCGAGGGCGACATCCGCACCATCTTCTCCTACTTCAAG GGCCAGCGACAGACCCTGCTCTTCAGTGCCACCATGCCGAAGAAGATTCAGAACTTTGCTAAGAGTGCCCTTGTAAAGCCTGTCACCATCAACGTGGGGCGCGCTGGGGCTGCCAGCCTGGATGTCATCCAG GAGGTAGAATATGTGAAGGAGGAGGCCAAGATGGTGTACCTGCTCGAGTGCCTGCAGAAGACGCCCCCACCT GTACTCATCTTTGCAGAGAAGAAGGCAGATGTGGACGCCATCCACGAGTACCTGCTGCTCAAGGGGGTTGAGGCCGTAGCCATCCATGGGGGCAAAG ACCAGGAGGAACGGACTAAGGCCATCGAGGCATTCCGGGAGGGCAAGAAGGATGTCCTAGTAGCCACAGACGTTGCCTCCAAGGGCCTGGACTTTCCTGCCATCCAGCACGTCATAAATTATGACATGCCGGAGGAGATTGAGAACTATG TACACCGGATTGGCCGCACCGGGCGCTCGGGAAACACAGGCATCGCCACTACCTTCATCAACAAAGCCTGTG ATGAGTCAGTGCTGATGGACCTGAAAGCGCTGCTGCTGGAAGCCAGGCAGAAGGTGCCGCCTGTGCTGCAGGTGCTGCACTGCGGGGACGAGTCCATGCTGGACATTGGAG GAGAGCGCGGCTGTGCCTTCTGCGGGGGCCTGGGCCATCGGATCACCGACTGCCCCAAACTCGAGGCTATGCAGACCAAGCAGGTCAGCAACATCGGCCGCAAGGACTACCTGGCCCACAGTTCCATGGACTTCTGA
- the DDX41 gene encoding probable ATP-dependent RNA helicase DDX41 isoform X5, which produces MSVKEMAKGITYDDPIKTSWTPPRYVLSMSEERHERVRKKYHILVEGDGIPPPIKSFKEMKFPAAILRGLKKKGIHHPTPIQIQGIPTILSGRDMIGIAFTGSGKTLVFTLPVIMFCLEQEKRLPFSKREGPYGLIICPSRELARQTHGILEYYCRLLQEDSSPLLRCALCIGGMSVKEQMETIRHGVHMMVATPGRLMDLLQKKMVSLDICRYLALDEADRMIDMGFEGDIRTIFSYFKGQRQTLLFSATMPKKIQNFAKSALVKPVTINVGRAGAASLDVIQEVEYVKEEAKMVYLLECLQKTPPPVLIFAEKKADVDAIHEYLLLKGVEAVAIHGGKDQEERTKAIEAFREGKKDVLVATDVASKGLDFPAIQHVINYDMPEEIENYVHRIGRTGRSGNTGIATTFINKACDESVLMDLKALLLEARQKVPPVLQVLHCGDESMLDIGGERGCAFCGGLGHRITDCPKLEAMQTKQVSNIGRKDYLAHSSMDF; this is translated from the exons ATGTCAGTGAAGGAGATGGCCAAGGGCATCACATATGATGACCCCATCAAAACCAG CTGGACTCCGCCCCGTTATGTCCTGAGCATGTCTGAAGAGCGACATGAGCGCGTGCGGAAGAAATACCACATCCTGGTGGAGGGAGACGGTATCCCACCACCCATCAAGAGCTTCAAGGAAATGAAGTTTCCTGCAG CCATCCTGAGAGGCCTGAAGAAGAAAGGCATTCACCACCCAACACCCATTCAGATCCAGGGCATCCCCACCAT TCTATCTGGCCGTGACATGATAGGCATTGCCTTCACGGGTTCAGGCAAGACGCTGGTGTTCACGTTGCCTGTCATCATGTTCTGCCTGGAACAAGAGAAGAGGTTACCCTTCTCCAAGCGCGAGGGGCCCTACGGACTCATCATATGCCCCTCG CGGGAGCTGGCCCGGCAGACCCATGGCATCCTGGAGTATTACTGCCGCCTGCTGCAGGAGGACAGCTCACCACTCCTGCGCTGCGCGCTCTGCATTGGGGGCATGTCCGTGAAGgagcagatggagaccatccgACA CGGTGTACACATGATGGTGGCCACCCCAGGGCGCCTCATGGATTTGCTGCAGAAGAAGATGGTCAGCCTAGACATCTGTCGCTACCTGGCCCTGGATGAGGCTGACCGCATGATCGACATGGGCTTCGAGGGCGACATCCGCACCATCTTCTCCTACTTCAAG GGCCAGCGACAGACCCTGCTCTTCAGTGCCACCATGCCGAAGAAGATTCAGAACTTTGCTAAGAGTGCCCTTGTAAAGCCTGTCACCATCAACGTGGGGCGCGCTGGGGCTGCCAGCCTGGATGTCATCCAG GAGGTAGAATATGTGAAGGAGGAGGCCAAGATGGTGTACCTGCTCGAGTGCCTGCAGAAGACGCCCCCACCT GTACTCATCTTTGCAGAGAAGAAGGCAGATGTGGACGCCATCCACGAGTACCTGCTGCTCAAGGGGGTTGAGGCCGTAGCCATCCATGGGGGCAAAG ACCAGGAGGAACGGACTAAGGCCATCGAGGCATTCCGGGAGGGCAAGAAGGATGTCCTAGTAGCCACAGACGTTGCCTCCAAGGGCCTGGACTTTCCTGCCATCCAGCACGTCATAAATTATGACATGCCGGAGGAGATTGAGAACTATG TACACCGGATTGGCCGCACCGGGCGCTCGGGAAACACAGGCATCGCCACTACCTTCATCAACAAAGCCTGTG ATGAGTCAGTGCTGATGGACCTGAAAGCGCTGCTGCTGGAAGCCAGGCAGAAGGTGCCGCCTGTGCTGCAGGTGCTGCACTGCGGGGACGAGTCCATGCTGGACATTGGAG GAGAGCGCGGCTGTGCCTTCTGCGGGGGCCTGGGCCATCGGATCACCGACTGCCCCAAACTCGAGGCTATGCAGACCAAGCAGGTCAGCAACATCGGCCGCAAGGACTACCTGGCCCACAGTTCCATGGACTTCTGA
- the DDX41 gene encoding probable ATP-dependent RNA helicase DDX41 isoform X3: protein MEESEPERKRARTDEVPAGGSRSEAEDEDDEDYVPYVPLRQRRQLLLQKLLQRRRKGAAEEEQQDSGSEPRGDEDDIPLGPQSNVSLLDQHQHLKEKAEARKESAKEKQLKEEEKILESVAEGRALMSVKEMAKGITYDDPIKTSWTPPRYVLSMSEERHERVRKKYHILVEGDGIPPPIKSFKEMKFPAAILRGLKKKGIHHPTPIQIQGIPTILSGRDMIGIAFTGSGKTLVFTLPVIMFCLEQEKRLPFSKREGPYGLIICPSVRQAGPEGRPETGAAIWYQPLSLCLQRELARQTHGILEYYCRLLQEDSSPLLRCALCIGGMSVKEQMETIRHGVHMMVATPGRLMDLLQKKMVSLDICRYLALDEADRMIDMGFEGDIRTIFSYFKGQRQTLLFSATMPKKIQNFAKSALVKPVTINVGRAGAASLDVIQEVEYVKEEAKMVYLLECLQKTPPPVLIFAEKKADVDAIHEYLLLKGVEAVAIHGGKDQEERTKAIEAFREGKKDVLVATDVASKGLDFPAIQHVINYDMPEEIENYVHRIGRTGRSGNTGIATTFINKACDESVLMDLKALLLEARQKVPPVLQVLHCGDESMLDIGGERGCAFCGGLGHRITDCPKLEAMQTKQVSNIGRKDYLAHSSMDF from the exons ATGGAGGAGTCGGAACCCGAACGGAAG CGGGCTCGCACCGACGAGGTGCCTGCCGGAGGAAGCCGCTCCGAGGCGGAGGATGAGGACGACGAGGACTACGTGCCCTATGTGCCGTTACGGCAGCGCCGGCAGCTACTG CTCCAGAAGCTGCTGCAGCGAAGACGCAAGGGAGCTGCGGAGGAAGAGCAGCAGGACAGCGGTAGTGAACCCCGGGGAGATGAGGACGACATCCCGCTAGGCCCTCAGTCCAACGTCAGCCTCCTGGATCAGCACCAGCACCTTAAAGAGAAGGCTGAAG cCCGCAAAGAGTCTGCCAAGGAGAAGCAgctgaaggaagaagagaagatcCTGGAGAGTGTGGCTGAGGGCCGAG CATTGATGTCAGTGAAGGAGATGGCCAAGGGCATCACATATGATGACCCCATCAAAACCAG CTGGACTCCGCCCCGTTATGTCCTGAGCATGTCTGAAGAGCGACATGAGCGCGTGCGGAAGAAATACCACATCCTGGTGGAGGGAGACGGTATCCCACCACCCATCAAGAGCTTCAAGGAAATGAAGTTTCCTGCAG CCATCCTGAGAGGCCTGAAGAAGAAAGGCATTCACCACCCAACACCCATTCAGATCCAGGGCATCCCCACCAT TCTATCTGGCCGTGACATGATAGGCATTGCCTTCACGGGTTCAGGCAAGACGCTGGTGTTCACGTTGCCTGTCATCATGTTCTGCCTGGAACAAGAGAAGAGGTTACCCTTCTCCAAGCGCGAGGGGCCCTACGGACTCATCATATGCCCCTCGGTAAGACAGGCTGGCCCGGAGGGCAGGCCAGAGACTGGGGCTGCCATCTGGTACCAGCCTTTGTCCCTCTGCCTGCAGCGGGAGCTGGCCCGGCAGACCCATGGCATCCTGGAGTATTACTGCCGCCTGCTGCAGGAGGACAGCTCACCACTCCTGCGCTGCGCGCTCTGCATTGGGGGCATGTCCGTGAAGgagcagatggagaccatccgACA CGGTGTACACATGATGGTGGCCACCCCAGGGCGCCTCATGGATTTGCTGCAGAAGAAGATGGTCAGCCTAGACATCTGTCGCTACCTGGCCCTGGATGAGGCTGACCGCATGATCGACATGGGCTTCGAGGGCGACATCCGCACCATCTTCTCCTACTTCAAG GGCCAGCGACAGACCCTGCTCTTCAGTGCCACCATGCCGAAGAAGATTCAGAACTTTGCTAAGAGTGCCCTTGTAAAGCCTGTCACCATCAACGTGGGGCGCGCTGGGGCTGCCAGCCTGGATGTCATCCAG GAGGTAGAATATGTGAAGGAGGAGGCCAAGATGGTGTACCTGCTCGAGTGCCTGCAGAAGACGCCCCCACCT GTACTCATCTTTGCAGAGAAGAAGGCAGATGTGGACGCCATCCACGAGTACCTGCTGCTCAAGGGGGTTGAGGCCGTAGCCATCCATGGGGGCAAAG ACCAGGAGGAACGGACTAAGGCCATCGAGGCATTCCGGGAGGGCAAGAAGGATGTCCTAGTAGCCACAGACGTTGCCTCCAAGGGCCTGGACTTTCCTGCCATCCAGCACGTCATAAATTATGACATGCCGGAGGAGATTGAGAACTATG TACACCGGATTGGCCGCACCGGGCGCTCGGGAAACACAGGCATCGCCACTACCTTCATCAACAAAGCCTGTG ATGAGTCAGTGCTGATGGACCTGAAAGCGCTGCTGCTGGAAGCCAGGCAGAAGGTGCCGCCTGTGCTGCAGGTGCTGCACTGCGGGGACGAGTCCATGCTGGACATTGGAG GAGAGCGCGGCTGTGCCTTCTGCGGGGGCCTGGGCCATCGGATCACCGACTGCCCCAAACTCGAGGCTATGCAGACCAAGCAGGTCAGCAACATCGGCCGCAAGGACTACCTGGCCCACAGTTCCATGGACTTCTGA
- the DDX41 gene encoding probable ATP-dependent RNA helicase DDX41 isoform X2 encodes MRRGFAVARMRAAKNGGVGTRTEGRREARLLAGESGREVGSRPCLTYVCLQRARTDEVPAGGSRSEAEDEDDEDYVPYVPLRQRRQLLLQKLLQRRRKGAAEEEQQDSGSEPRGDEDDIPLGPQSNVSLLDQHQHLKEKAEARKESAKEKQLKEEEKILESVAEGRALMSVKEMAKGITYDDPIKTSWTPPRYVLSMSEERHERVRKKYHILVEGDGIPPPIKSFKEMKFPAAILRGLKKKGIHHPTPIQIQGIPTILSGRDMIGIAFTGSGKTLVFTLPVIMFCLEQEKRLPFSKREGPYGLIICPSRELARQTHGILEYYCRLLQEDSSPLLRCALCIGGMSVKEQMETIRHGVHMMVATPGRLMDLLQKKMVSLDICRYLALDEADRMIDMGFEGDIRTIFSYFKGQRQTLLFSATMPKKIQNFAKSALVKPVTINVGRAGAASLDVIQEVEYVKEEAKMVYLLECLQKTPPPVLIFAEKKADVDAIHEYLLLKGVEAVAIHGGKDQEERTKAIEAFREGKKDVLVATDVASKGLDFPAIQHVINYDMPEEIENYVHRIGRTGRSGNTGIATTFINKACDESVLMDLKALLLEARQKVPPVLQVLHCGDESMLDIGGERGCAFCGGLGHRITDCPKLEAMQTKQVSNIGRKDYLAHSSMDF; translated from the exons ATgaggcggggtttcgccgtgGCGCGCATGCGTGCAGCAAAGAATGGAGGAGTCGGAACCCGAACGGAAGGTAGGAGAGAGGCGAGGCTCCTCGCGGGTGAGAGCGGGCGTGAAGTGGGGAGCAGGCCGTGCCTGACTTACGTATGCTTGCAGCGGGCTCGCACCGACGAGGTGCCTGCCGGAGGAAGCCGCTCCGAGGCGGAGGATGAGGACGACGAGGACTACGTGCCCTATGTGCCGTTACGGCAGCGCCGGCAGCTACTG CTCCAGAAGCTGCTGCAGCGAAGACGCAAGGGAGCTGCGGAGGAAGAGCAGCAGGACAGCGGTAGTGAACCCCGGGGAGATGAGGACGACATCCCGCTAGGCCCTCAGTCCAACGTCAGCCTCCTGGATCAGCACCAGCACCTTAAAGAGAAGGCTGAAG cCCGCAAAGAGTCTGCCAAGGAGAAGCAgctgaaggaagaagagaagatcCTGGAGAGTGTGGCTGAGGGCCGAG CATTGATGTCAGTGAAGGAGATGGCCAAGGGCATCACATATGATGACCCCATCAAAACCAG CTGGACTCCGCCCCGTTATGTCCTGAGCATGTCTGAAGAGCGACATGAGCGCGTGCGGAAGAAATACCACATCCTGGTGGAGGGAGACGGTATCCCACCACCCATCAAGAGCTTCAAGGAAATGAAGTTTCCTGCAG CCATCCTGAGAGGCCTGAAGAAGAAAGGCATTCACCACCCAACACCCATTCAGATCCAGGGCATCCCCACCAT TCTATCTGGCCGTGACATGATAGGCATTGCCTTCACGGGTTCAGGCAAGACGCTGGTGTTCACGTTGCCTGTCATCATGTTCTGCCTGGAACAAGAGAAGAGGTTACCCTTCTCCAAGCGCGAGGGGCCCTACGGACTCATCATATGCCCCTCG CGGGAGCTGGCCCGGCAGACCCATGGCATCCTGGAGTATTACTGCCGCCTGCTGCAGGAGGACAGCTCACCACTCCTGCGCTGCGCGCTCTGCATTGGGGGCATGTCCGTGAAGgagcagatggagaccatccgACA CGGTGTACACATGATGGTGGCCACCCCAGGGCGCCTCATGGATTTGCTGCAGAAGAAGATGGTCAGCCTAGACATCTGTCGCTACCTGGCCCTGGATGAGGCTGACCGCATGATCGACATGGGCTTCGAGGGCGACATCCGCACCATCTTCTCCTACTTCAAG GGCCAGCGACAGACCCTGCTCTTCAGTGCCACCATGCCGAAGAAGATTCAGAACTTTGCTAAGAGTGCCCTTGTAAAGCCTGTCACCATCAACGTGGGGCGCGCTGGGGCTGCCAGCCTGGATGTCATCCAG GAGGTAGAATATGTGAAGGAGGAGGCCAAGATGGTGTACCTGCTCGAGTGCCTGCAGAAGACGCCCCCACCT GTACTCATCTTTGCAGAGAAGAAGGCAGATGTGGACGCCATCCACGAGTACCTGCTGCTCAAGGGGGTTGAGGCCGTAGCCATCCATGGGGGCAAAG ACCAGGAGGAACGGACTAAGGCCATCGAGGCATTCCGGGAGGGCAAGAAGGATGTCCTAGTAGCCACAGACGTTGCCTCCAAGGGCCTGGACTTTCCTGCCATCCAGCACGTCATAAATTATGACATGCCGGAGGAGATTGAGAACTATG TACACCGGATTGGCCGCACCGGGCGCTCGGGAAACACAGGCATCGCCACTACCTTCATCAACAAAGCCTGTG ATGAGTCAGTGCTGATGGACCTGAAAGCGCTGCTGCTGGAAGCCAGGCAGAAGGTGCCGCCTGTGCTGCAGGTGCTGCACTGCGGGGACGAGTCCATGCTGGACATTGGAG GAGAGCGCGGCTGTGCCTTCTGCGGGGGCCTGGGCCATCGGATCACCGACTGCCCCAAACTCGAGGCTATGCAGACCAAGCAGGTCAGCAACATCGGCCGCAAGGACTACCTGGCCCACAGTTCCATGGACTTCTGA
- the DDX41 gene encoding probable ATP-dependent RNA helicase DDX41 isoform X1, with the protein MRRGFAVARMRAAKNGGVGTRTEGRREARLLAGESGREVGSRPCLTYVCLQRARTDEVPAGGSRSEAEDEDDEDYVPYVPLRQRRQLLLQKLLQRRRKGAAEEEQQDSGSEPRGDEDDIPLGPQSNVSLLDQHQHLKEKAEARKESAKEKQLKEEEKILESVAEGRALMSVKEMAKGITYDDPIKTSWTPPRYVLSMSEERHERVRKKYHILVEGDGIPPPIKSFKEMKFPAAILRGLKKKGIHHPTPIQIQGIPTILSGRDMIGIAFTGSGKTLVFTLPVIMFCLEQEKRLPFSKREGPYGLIICPSVRQAGPEGRPETGAAIWYQPLSLCLQRELARQTHGILEYYCRLLQEDSSPLLRCALCIGGMSVKEQMETIRHGVHMMVATPGRLMDLLQKKMVSLDICRYLALDEADRMIDMGFEGDIRTIFSYFKGQRQTLLFSATMPKKIQNFAKSALVKPVTINVGRAGAASLDVIQEVEYVKEEAKMVYLLECLQKTPPPVLIFAEKKADVDAIHEYLLLKGVEAVAIHGGKDQEERTKAIEAFREGKKDVLVATDVASKGLDFPAIQHVINYDMPEEIENYVHRIGRTGRSGNTGIATTFINKACDESVLMDLKALLLEARQKVPPVLQVLHCGDESMLDIGGERGCAFCGGLGHRITDCPKLEAMQTKQVSNIGRKDYLAHSSMDF; encoded by the exons ATgaggcggggtttcgccgtgGCGCGCATGCGTGCAGCAAAGAATGGAGGAGTCGGAACCCGAACGGAAGGTAGGAGAGAGGCGAGGCTCCTCGCGGGTGAGAGCGGGCGTGAAGTGGGGAGCAGGCCGTGCCTGACTTACGTATGCTTGCAGCGGGCTCGCACCGACGAGGTGCCTGCCGGAGGAAGCCGCTCCGAGGCGGAGGATGAGGACGACGAGGACTACGTGCCCTATGTGCCGTTACGGCAGCGCCGGCAGCTACTG CTCCAGAAGCTGCTGCAGCGAAGACGCAAGGGAGCTGCGGAGGAAGAGCAGCAGGACAGCGGTAGTGAACCCCGGGGAGATGAGGACGACATCCCGCTAGGCCCTCAGTCCAACGTCAGCCTCCTGGATCAGCACCAGCACCTTAAAGAGAAGGCTGAAG cCCGCAAAGAGTCTGCCAAGGAGAAGCAgctgaaggaagaagagaagatcCTGGAGAGTGTGGCTGAGGGCCGAG CATTGATGTCAGTGAAGGAGATGGCCAAGGGCATCACATATGATGACCCCATCAAAACCAG CTGGACTCCGCCCCGTTATGTCCTGAGCATGTCTGAAGAGCGACATGAGCGCGTGCGGAAGAAATACCACATCCTGGTGGAGGGAGACGGTATCCCACCACCCATCAAGAGCTTCAAGGAAATGAAGTTTCCTGCAG CCATCCTGAGAGGCCTGAAGAAGAAAGGCATTCACCACCCAACACCCATTCAGATCCAGGGCATCCCCACCAT TCTATCTGGCCGTGACATGATAGGCATTGCCTTCACGGGTTCAGGCAAGACGCTGGTGTTCACGTTGCCTGTCATCATGTTCTGCCTGGAACAAGAGAAGAGGTTACCCTTCTCCAAGCGCGAGGGGCCCTACGGACTCATCATATGCCCCTCGGTAAGACAGGCTGGCCCGGAGGGCAGGCCAGAGACTGGGGCTGCCATCTGGTACCAGCCTTTGTCCCTCTGCCTGCAGCGGGAGCTGGCCCGGCAGACCCATGGCATCCTGGAGTATTACTGCCGCCTGCTGCAGGAGGACAGCTCACCACTCCTGCGCTGCGCGCTCTGCATTGGGGGCATGTCCGTGAAGgagcagatggagaccatccgACA CGGTGTACACATGATGGTGGCCACCCCAGGGCGCCTCATGGATTTGCTGCAGAAGAAGATGGTCAGCCTAGACATCTGTCGCTACCTGGCCCTGGATGAGGCTGACCGCATGATCGACATGGGCTTCGAGGGCGACATCCGCACCATCTTCTCCTACTTCAAG GGCCAGCGACAGACCCTGCTCTTCAGTGCCACCATGCCGAAGAAGATTCAGAACTTTGCTAAGAGTGCCCTTGTAAAGCCTGTCACCATCAACGTGGGGCGCGCTGGGGCTGCCAGCCTGGATGTCATCCAG GAGGTAGAATATGTGAAGGAGGAGGCCAAGATGGTGTACCTGCTCGAGTGCCTGCAGAAGACGCCCCCACCT GTACTCATCTTTGCAGAGAAGAAGGCAGATGTGGACGCCATCCACGAGTACCTGCTGCTCAAGGGGGTTGAGGCCGTAGCCATCCATGGGGGCAAAG ACCAGGAGGAACGGACTAAGGCCATCGAGGCATTCCGGGAGGGCAAGAAGGATGTCCTAGTAGCCACAGACGTTGCCTCCAAGGGCCTGGACTTTCCTGCCATCCAGCACGTCATAAATTATGACATGCCGGAGGAGATTGAGAACTATG TACACCGGATTGGCCGCACCGGGCGCTCGGGAAACACAGGCATCGCCACTACCTTCATCAACAAAGCCTGTG ATGAGTCAGTGCTGATGGACCTGAAAGCGCTGCTGCTGGAAGCCAGGCAGAAGGTGCCGCCTGTGCTGCAGGTGCTGCACTGCGGGGACGAGTCCATGCTGGACATTGGAG GAGAGCGCGGCTGTGCCTTCTGCGGGGGCCTGGGCCATCGGATCACCGACTGCCCCAAACTCGAGGCTATGCAGACCAAGCAGGTCAGCAACATCGGCCGCAAGGACTACCTGGCCCACAGTTCCATGGACTTCTGA